One Hypomesus transpacificus isolate Combined female chromosome 16, fHypTra1, whole genome shotgun sequence genomic window carries:
- the stk25a gene encoding serine/threonine-protein kinase 25a: MSRTARVVSPGPLDPEQLFTKLERVGKGSFGEVYKGINSLTQEVVAIKIIDLEEAEDEIEDIQQEITILGQCDSPHVTKYYASYIKGTKLWIIMEYLGGGSALDMLRPGPLAEAYIATIVREILRGLDYLHSEKKIHRDIKAANVLLSEQGDVKLADFGVAGQLTSTQIKRNTFVGTPFWMAPEVIQQTDYDFKADIWSLGITAIELATGEPPHSELHPMRVLFLIPKSPAPSLKGAHSRAFRDFVEACLNKDPRFRPTAKQLLKHRFLTRFTKKTSHLTELIDRHRCWRARVPDNASSSDDSDTEADGGEGDQDPTWTFPTVRQRPPSTPKQKHLQHPEEVRPSTAEAGRPPQAATSDITPILHQLQQGRAGGRGVEELQKAISLAEESCPGMSDRMLAHVLERVCRFSSNGIRYDLSQ; this comes from the exons ATGTCCAGGACTGCCAGGGTGGTCAGCCCTGGCCCT CTGGACCCAGAGCAGCTGTTCACCAAACTGGAGCGTGTTGGAAAGGGCTCCTTCGGGGAGGTCTACAAGGGTATCAACAGCCTAACTCAGGAGGTGGTGGCCATCAAGATCATCgacctggaggaggctgaggacgaGATCGAGGACATCCAGCAGGAGATCACCATCCTGGGCCAGTGTGACAGCCCTCACGTCACCAAGTACTACGCCTCCTACATCAAG GGCACCAAGCTGTGGATCATCATGGAGTACCTGGGAGGAGGTTCTGCTCTGGACATG ctgaggCCGGGGCCCCTGGCGGAGGCCTACATAGCCACCATCGTGAGAGAGATCCTCAGAGGACTGGACTACCTGCACAGTGAGAAGAAGATCCACAGGGACATCAAAG CGGCCAACGTGCTGCTGTCGGAGCAGGGGGACGTGAAGCTGGCAGACTTTGGCGTGGCAGGTCAGCTGACCAGCACCCAGATCAAGAGGAACACGTTCGTGGGCACGCCCTTCTGGATGGCTCCGGAGGTCATCCAGCAGACTGACTATGACTTCAAG GCTGACATCTGGTCTCTGGGAATCACAGCCATCGAGCTGGCCACAGGGGAGCCCCCCCACTCAGAGCTGCACCCCATGAGAGTGCTCTTCCTCATCCCCAAGAGCCCCGCCCCGTCCCTAAAGGGGGCCCACAGCAGAGCCTTCAGAGACTTTGTGGAGGCTTGCCTCAACAAGGACCCCAGATTC CGGCCCACAGCCAAGCAGCTGCTGAAGCACAGGTTCCTGACGCGCTTCACCAAGAAGACGTCCCACCTGACAGAGCTGATCGACAGACACCGCTGCTGGAGGGCACGCGTCCCTGACAACGCCTCCAGCTCCGATGACTCAGACAC GGAGGctgatggaggtgagggagatCAAGATCCTACCTGGACGTTCCCCACAGTCAGACAgcgacccccctccacccccaagcAGAAACACCTGCAACACCCCGAGGAG GTGAGACCTTCCACAGCAGAAGCAGGGAGACCACCACAGGCAGCGACGTCAGACATCACTCCCATCCTGCACCAG CTgcagcagggcagggctggagggaggggcgtggaggagctgcagaaggCCATCTCCCTGGCTGAAGAATCGTGTCCAGGCATGTCAGACCGCATGCTGGCCCACGTCTTGGAGAGAGTGTGCAG GTTCTCGTCAAATGGCATCAGGTATGACTTGTCACAGTAA
- the boka gene encoding bcl-2-related ovarian killer protein homolog A isoform X2: MPAVMRGMEMLRRSSVFAAEVMEVFDRSPTDKELVSQSKALCRDYIHSRLNRSGIGWSKPEHGLSASGGTLGEVSLVLLWLGDELEYLRPNIYRNVARQLNITVASESVVSDAFLAVAADIFSTGVTWGKVVSLYAVAGALAVDCVRHGHPAMVHTIVDCMGEFVRKSLVTWLKRRGGWADVTKCVVNTDSSFRSHWLVSAACVCGHYLQAVVFYLLRDK; this comes from the exons ATGCCAGCGGTAATGAGGGGCATGGAGATGTTGCGCCGCTCGTCTGTGTTCGCGGCTGAAGTGATGGAAGTATTCGACCGCTCGCCCACAGACAAGGAACTCGTGTCGCAGTCCAAGGCCTTATGCAGGGACTACATCCACTCTCGGTTGAACCGATCGGGAATAGGATGGTCAAAGCCTGAGCACGGACTGTCGGCATCGGGGGGCACGCTTGGAGAGGTGTCCTTAGTGCTCCTCTGGCTGG GTGACGAGTTGGAATACCTCCGGCCCAACATTTACCGAAATGTAGCCCGCCAGTTGAACATCACGGTGGCGTCTGAGAGCGTGGTGTCGGACGCCTTCCTGGCAGTGGCTGCTGACATTTTCTCCACAG GTGTGACGTGGGGGAAGGTGGTGTCTCTGTATGCTGTAGCGGGGGCGCTGGCAGTGGACTGCGTGCGTCACGGCCACCCTGCCATGGTGCACACCATCGTGGACTGCATGGGAGAGTTTGTCCGCAAGAGCTTGGTGACCTGGctcaagaggagagggggctgg GCTGACGTGACCAAATGTGTGGTGAACACAGACTCCAGCTTCCGGTCCCATTGGCTGGTGTCAGCGGCATGCGTATGTGGACACTACCTGCAGGCTGTGGTTTTCTATCTGCTGCGGGACAAATAA
- the boka gene encoding bcl-2-related ovarian killer protein homolog A isoform X1, whose protein sequence is MPAVMRGMEMLRRSSVFAAEVMEVFDRSPTDKELVSQSKALCRDYIHSRLNRSGIGWSKPEHGLSASGGTLGEVSLVLLWLGDELEYLRPNIYRNVARQLNITVASESVVSDAFLAVAADIFSTGVTWGKVVSLYAVAGALAVDCVRHGHPAMVHTIVDCMGEFVRKSLVTWLKRRGGWVRPQEQSQHVYIISRCFYPKADVTKCVVNTDSSFRSHWLVSAACVCGHYLQAVVFYLLRDK, encoded by the exons ATGCCAGCGGTAATGAGGGGCATGGAGATGTTGCGCCGCTCGTCTGTGTTCGCGGCTGAAGTGATGGAAGTATTCGACCGCTCGCCCACAGACAAGGAACTCGTGTCGCAGTCCAAGGCCTTATGCAGGGACTACATCCACTCTCGGTTGAACCGATCGGGAATAGGATGGTCAAAGCCTGAGCACGGACTGTCGGCATCGGGGGGCACGCTTGGAGAGGTGTCCTTAGTGCTCCTCTGGCTGG GTGACGAGTTGGAATACCTCCGGCCCAACATTTACCGAAATGTAGCCCGCCAGTTGAACATCACGGTGGCGTCTGAGAGCGTGGTGTCGGACGCCTTCCTGGCAGTGGCTGCTGACATTTTCTCCACAG GTGTGACGTGGGGGAAGGTGGTGTCTCTGTATGCTGTAGCGGGGGCGCTGGCAGTGGACTGCGTGCGTCACGGCCACCCTGCCATGGTGCACACCATCGTGGACTGCATGGGAGAGTTTGTCCGCAAGAGCTTGGTGACCTGGctcaagaggagagggggctgggtgcGACCACAGGAACAATCACAACAtgtttacataatcagcagatgcttttatccaaag GCTGACGTGACCAAATGTGTGGTGAACACAGACTCCAGCTTCCGGTCCCATTGGCTGGTGTCAGCGGCATGCGTATGTGGACACTACCTGCAGGCTGTGGTTTTCTATCTGCTGCGGGACAAATAA
- the atg4b gene encoding cysteine protease ATG4B isoform X2, giving the protein MDAATLTYDTLRFGEFEDFPETSEPVWILGKQFNALTEKYDILCDVTSRLWLTYRKNFPPIGGTGPTSDTGWGCMLRCGQMILGEALICRHLGRDWRWVRGQQQREEYVSILNAFIDKKDSYYSLHQIAQMGVGEGKSIGQWYGPNTVAQVLKKLAVFDTWSGLAVHVAMDNTVVIEEIKRLCMPWLDFGGAACAEPGGGGELNGRLEGACALAEEETALWKPLVLLIPLRLGLTDINEAYIETLKQCFMLPQSLGVIGGKPNSAHYFIGYVGEELIYLDPHTTQPAVEPCGDGQVPDDSYHCQHPPCRMHICELDPSIAAGFFCRTEDDFDDWCMRIRRLSCRGGGLPMFELINSQPSHLTALDVLNLTPDFSESGRLERFFDSEDEEFEILSL; this is encoded by the exons ATGGATGCAG CTACCCTCACGTACGACACACTTCGCTTTGGAGAGTTTGAAGATTTCCCAGAGACCTCAGAGCCAGTGTGGATCTTAGGGAAACAGTTCAACGCGCTGACAG AAAAATATGATATTTTGTGTGATGTTACATCGCGACTTTGGCTCACGTACAGGAAAAACTTCCCTCCCATCG GAGGAACAGGTCCCACGTCGGACACTGGCTGGGGCTGTATGCTGCGGTGCGGCCAGATGATCCTTGGGGAGGCTCTGATTTGCAGGCATTTAGGCAGAG ACTGGAGGTGGGTGAGGggacagcagcagagagaggagtaTGTCAGCATCCTCAACGCTTTCATCGACAAGAAGGACAGCTACTATTCCCTTCATCAGATTG CCCAGATGGGGGTCGGAGAGGGGAAGTCTATAGGCCAGTGGTACGGACCCAACACTGTGGCACAGGTCCTCAA GAAACTGGCAGTTTTTGACACGTGGAGCGGGCTGGCTGTACATGTAGCGATGGACAACACAGTGGTGATCGAGGAGATCA AGCGGTTGTGTATGCCGTGGCTGGACTTTGGGGGAGCAGCGTGTGcagagccagggggaggaggggagctgaacgggaggctggagggggcgtGTGCCCTGGCCGAGGAGGAGACGGCTCTCTGGAAGCCCCTGGTGCTGCTGATTCCCCTGCGCCTCGGTCTGACGGACATCAACGAGGCCTATATAGAGACCCTGAAG CAATGCTTCATGCTGCCTCAATCCTTGGGGGTTATCGGTGGGAAACCAAACAGTGCCCATTACTTCATCGGCTATGTAG GGGAGGAGCTGATCTACTTGGACCCCCACACCACCCAGCCTGCAGTGGAGCCCTGTGGGGATGGGCAGGTCCCGGACGACAGCTACCACTGCCAGCACCCGCCCTGCCGCATGCACATCTGTGAGCTGGACCCTTCCATCGCAGCG GGTTTCTTCTGCAGAACGGAGGACGACTTTGATGACTGGTGCATGCGCATCAGGAGG CTGTCCTGCAGAGGAGGAGGTCTACCCATGTTTGAGCTGATAAACAGTCAACCATCTCACCTCACCGCGCTGGATGTGCTCAACCTCACTCCTG ATTTCTCAGAGTCAGGCCGGCTGGAGAGGTTTTTTGACTCCGAGGACGAGGAGTTTGAGATTTTGTCTCTCTGA
- the atg4b gene encoding cysteine protease ATG4B isoform X1 — protein sequence MDAATLTYDTLRFGEFEDFPETSEPVWILGKQFNALTEKYDILCDVTSRLWLTYRKNFPPIGGTGPTSDTGWGCMLRCGQMILGEALICRHLGRDWRWVRGQQQREEYVSILNAFIDKKDSYYSLHQIGKQVSWSWLTYVSRCGDNRLSCFPVAAQMGVGEGKSIGQWYGPNTVAQVLKKLAVFDTWSGLAVHVAMDNTVVIEEIKRLCMPWLDFGGAACAEPGGGGELNGRLEGACALAEEETALWKPLVLLIPLRLGLTDINEAYIETLKQCFMLPQSLGVIGGKPNSAHYFIGYVGEELIYLDPHTTQPAVEPCGDGQVPDDSYHCQHPPCRMHICELDPSIAAGFFCRTEDDFDDWCMRIRRLSCRGGGLPMFELINSQPSHLTALDVLNLTPDFSESGRLERFFDSEDEEFEILSL from the exons ATGGATGCAG CTACCCTCACGTACGACACACTTCGCTTTGGAGAGTTTGAAGATTTCCCAGAGACCTCAGAGCCAGTGTGGATCTTAGGGAAACAGTTCAACGCGCTGACAG AAAAATATGATATTTTGTGTGATGTTACATCGCGACTTTGGCTCACGTACAGGAAAAACTTCCCTCCCATCG GAGGAACAGGTCCCACGTCGGACACTGGCTGGGGCTGTATGCTGCGGTGCGGCCAGATGATCCTTGGGGAGGCTCTGATTTGCAGGCATTTAGGCAGAG ACTGGAGGTGGGTGAGGggacagcagcagagagaggagtaTGTCAGCATCCTCAACGCTTTCATCGACAAGAAGGACAGCTACTATTCCCTTCATCAGATTGGTAAACAGGTGTCTTGGTCATGGCTGACGTATGTGAGTAGGTGTGGTGATAACAGGCTGTCCTGTTTCCCTGTTGCAGCCCAGATGGGGGTCGGAGAGGGGAAGTCTATAGGCCAGTGGTACGGACCCAACACTGTGGCACAGGTCCTCAA GAAACTGGCAGTTTTTGACACGTGGAGCGGGCTGGCTGTACATGTAGCGATGGACAACACAGTGGTGATCGAGGAGATCA AGCGGTTGTGTATGCCGTGGCTGGACTTTGGGGGAGCAGCGTGTGcagagccagggggaggaggggagctgaacgggaggctggagggggcgtGTGCCCTGGCCGAGGAGGAGACGGCTCTCTGGAAGCCCCTGGTGCTGCTGATTCCCCTGCGCCTCGGTCTGACGGACATCAACGAGGCCTATATAGAGACCCTGAAG CAATGCTTCATGCTGCCTCAATCCTTGGGGGTTATCGGTGGGAAACCAAACAGTGCCCATTACTTCATCGGCTATGTAG GGGAGGAGCTGATCTACTTGGACCCCCACACCACCCAGCCTGCAGTGGAGCCCTGTGGGGATGGGCAGGTCCCGGACGACAGCTACCACTGCCAGCACCCGCCCTGCCGCATGCACATCTGTGAGCTGGACCCTTCCATCGCAGCG GGTTTCTTCTGCAGAACGGAGGACGACTTTGATGACTGGTGCATGCGCATCAGGAGG CTGTCCTGCAGAGGAGGAGGTCTACCCATGTTTGAGCTGATAAACAGTCAACCATCTCACCTCACCGCGCTGGATGTGCTCAACCTCACTCCTG ATTTCTCAGAGTCAGGCCGGCTGGAGAGGTTTTTTGACTCCGAGGACGAGGAGTTTGAGATTTTGTCTCTCTGA
- the atg4b gene encoding cysteine protease ATG4B isoform X3, translated as MFSATLTYDTLRFGEFEDFPETSEPVWILGKQFNALTEKYDILCDVTSRLWLTYRKNFPPIGGTGPTSDTGWGCMLRCGQMILGEALICRHLGRDWRWVRGQQQREEYVSILNAFIDKKDSYYSLHQIAQMGVGEGKSIGQWYGPNTVAQVLKKLAVFDTWSGLAVHVAMDNTVVIEEIKRLCMPWLDFGGAACAEPGGGGELNGRLEGACALAEEETALWKPLVLLIPLRLGLTDINEAYIETLKQCFMLPQSLGVIGGKPNSAHYFIGYVGEELIYLDPHTTQPAVEPCGDGQVPDDSYHCQHPPCRMHICELDPSIAAGFFCRTEDDFDDWCMRIRRLSCRGGGLPMFELINSQPSHLTALDVLNLTPDFSESGRLERFFDSEDEEFEILSL; from the exons ATGTTTTCAGCTACCCTCACGTACGACACACTTCGCTTTGGAGAGTTTGAAGATTTCCCAGAGACCTCAGAGCCAGTGTGGATCTTAGGGAAACAGTTCAACGCGCTGACAG AAAAATATGATATTTTGTGTGATGTTACATCGCGACTTTGGCTCACGTACAGGAAAAACTTCCCTCCCATCG GAGGAACAGGTCCCACGTCGGACACTGGCTGGGGCTGTATGCTGCGGTGCGGCCAGATGATCCTTGGGGAGGCTCTGATTTGCAGGCATTTAGGCAGAG ACTGGAGGTGGGTGAGGggacagcagcagagagaggagtaTGTCAGCATCCTCAACGCTTTCATCGACAAGAAGGACAGCTACTATTCCCTTCATCAGATTG CCCAGATGGGGGTCGGAGAGGGGAAGTCTATAGGCCAGTGGTACGGACCCAACACTGTGGCACAGGTCCTCAA GAAACTGGCAGTTTTTGACACGTGGAGCGGGCTGGCTGTACATGTAGCGATGGACAACACAGTGGTGATCGAGGAGATCA AGCGGTTGTGTATGCCGTGGCTGGACTTTGGGGGAGCAGCGTGTGcagagccagggggaggaggggagctgaacgggaggctggagggggcgtGTGCCCTGGCCGAGGAGGAGACGGCTCTCTGGAAGCCCCTGGTGCTGCTGATTCCCCTGCGCCTCGGTCTGACGGACATCAACGAGGCCTATATAGAGACCCTGAAG CAATGCTTCATGCTGCCTCAATCCTTGGGGGTTATCGGTGGGAAACCAAACAGTGCCCATTACTTCATCGGCTATGTAG GGGAGGAGCTGATCTACTTGGACCCCCACACCACCCAGCCTGCAGTGGAGCCCTGTGGGGATGGGCAGGTCCCGGACGACAGCTACCACTGCCAGCACCCGCCCTGCCGCATGCACATCTGTGAGCTGGACCCTTCCATCGCAGCG GGTTTCTTCTGCAGAACGGAGGACGACTTTGATGACTGGTGCATGCGCATCAGGAGG CTGTCCTGCAGAGGAGGAGGTCTACCCATGTTTGAGCTGATAAACAGTCAACCATCTCACCTCACCGCGCTGGATGTGCTCAACCTCACTCCTG ATTTCTCAGAGTCAGGCCGGCTGGAGAGGTTTTTTGACTCCGAGGACGAGGAGTTTGAGATTTTGTCTCTCTGA
- the dtymk gene encoding thymidylate kinase gives MTCRRGALIVLEGVDKAGKTTQCNKLVQALQLCGRPAEMMRFPDRSTKIGQLINAYLENKSNLEDHTVHLLFSANRWEQVPLIKEKLAQGISLVVDRYAFSGVAFTSAKPGFSLDWCTNPDVGLPKPDLVMFLQLNPSDAALRGQFGSERYETSVFQRAVQQKFDQLMKDPSVNWQVIDAAQSIEAVHSDIKTHSISAINAAEIQPIGELWK, from the exons ATGACATGCAGAAGAGGTGCTCTAATTGTGCTGGAAGGAGTGGACAAAGCTGGAAAAACAACCCAATGTAACAAGCTAGTTCAAGCACTACAACTATGTGGTCGACCGGCGGAGATGATGAGATTTCCAG ATCGATCAACAAAGATTGGACAGCTGATCAACGCTTACCTTGAAAATAAAAGCAATCTCGAGGACCACACGGTGCACTTGTTGTTTTCGGCCAACCGCTGGGAACAAGT GCCGCTGATTAAGGAGAAGCTGGCTCAGGGCATCAGTCTGGTTGTGGATCGGTACGCCTTCTCTGGGGTGGCTTTCACCAGCGCCAAGCCT GGGTTCAGTTTAGACTGGTGTACGAATCCTGACGTGGGTCTTCCCAAGCCCGACCTGGTGATGTTCCTGCAGCTGAACCCCAGCGACGCGGCACTGCGGGGCCAGTTTGGGTCGGAGCGCTATGAGACCAGCGTCTTCCAGAGAGCGGTGCAGCAGAAGTTTGACCAGCTGATGAAGGATCCTTCGGTTAACTGGCAG GTGATTGATGCAGCCCAGAGTATTGAGGCTGTCCACTCAGACATCAAGACCCACAGCATAAGTGCAATCAATGCAGCAGAGATTCAGCCTATCGGTGAGCTGTGGAAATGA
- the agxta gene encoding alanine--glyoxylate and serine--pyruvate aminotransferase a, producing MSSLTVPPPKCLEKPFVAPHRYMFGPGPSNVPPRILAAGANPIVGHMHPEMLKVMSDIKSGVQYAFQTQNNVTLAVSGTGHAAMECAIFNALEAEDSVVVGVNGIWGERVAEIAQRIGGRVNKIVTPPGGYFTNEEIEKALSTHRPVLLFLTHGESSTGVVHPLDGIGELCHRYNCLFLVDCVASMGGTPIHMDKQDIDILYSGSQKVLNAPPGSAPISFSDRACQKIFNRKTKPVSFYLDLSCLSNYWGCDGKDTRIYHHTCPVSAFYSLREGLAILAEEGLERCWQRHQEVAEYFHQGLDNMGLKLFIKEKRARLPTVTTIVAPPGYDWKEITSYIMRTHQLEISGGLGPSVGMVLRVGLMGCNSSKVNVDLILGALKDALKHCHKSKV from the exons ATGTCCTCCCTCACTGTCCCTCCACCCAAATGCTTGGAGAAACCGTTCGTCGCTCCCCACCGCTACATGTTTGGGCCTGGACCTTCCAACGTGCCCCCTCGGATATTAGCAGCCGGGGCGAATCCAATTGTGGGTCACATGCATCCAGAAATGTTAAAA GTGATGAGTGACATTAAGAGTGGGGTCCAGTATGCATTCCAGACCCAGAACAACGTGACTCTAGCCGTCAGCGGCACTGGCCACGCAGCCATGGAATGCGCCATCTTCAATGCCCTGGAGGCGGAAGACAGCGTTGTCGTCGGCGTTAACGGAATATGGGGAGAAAGAGTGGCCGAGATAGCACAGAGAATAG GTGGCAGGGTAAATAAGATTGTGACACCACCGGGTGGGTACTTCACAAATGAAGAAATCGAAAAG GCTCTGTCCACACACAGGCCGGTGCTCTTGTTCCTGACTCACGGAGAGTCCTCCACAGGGGTTGTTCACCCGCTAGACGGCATCGGGGAACTGTGTCACAG GTATAACTGTCTCTTCCTTGTCGACTGTGTTGCTTCCATGGGAGGAACACCGATTCACATGGACAAACAAG ACATTGACATCCTGTACTCTGGTTCTCAGAAGGTCCTGAATGCACCTCCAGGCTCAGCCCCCATCTCCTTCAGTGACAGAGCGTG TCAGAAAATCTTCAACCGGAAAACCAAACCTGTGTCGTTCTACCTGGATCTGAGCTGCCTGTCAAACTACTGGGGCTGTGATGGCAAAGACACGAGAAT ATATCACCACACATGTCCTGTTTCAGCGTTCTACTCGCTGAGAGAAGGTCTGGCTATCCTTGCTGAAGAG GGCCTGGAGAGATGCTGGCAGAGGCATCAGGAGGTGGCCGAGTATTTCCACCAGGGCCTGGATAACATGGGCCTCAAACTGTTCATCAAAGAAAAG AGAGCTAGGTTGCCCACTGTGACCACCATCGTGGCCCCTCCAGGTTACGACTGGAAGgagatcaccagctacatcaTGAGGACCCACCAGCTGGAGATCTCTGGCGGCCTGGGGCCCTCGGTCGGCATG GTGTTGCGTGTGGGGCTCATGGGCTGTAACAGCAGCAAGGTCAACGTTGACTTGATACTGGGGGCTTTGAAGGATGCACTGAAACACTGCCATAAGAGCAAGGTCTAA
- the zgc:103559 gene encoding allantoinase, mitochondrial, with protein sequence MQPGDTVRAVRSSRVLVGDHILPAVVVLKEGKIHAILPNPSPALDPACQVVDVGDSLVMPGIVDAHVHVNEPGRASWEGFWTATRAAAAGGVTTIVDMPLNSIPPTTTLDNLREKMRVAEGQCFVDTAFWGGVVPGNQRDLRPLIQAGVAGFKCFLIPSGVEEFPHVEEADLHRAMEQLQGTGSVLLYHAETAVQPAEQGEEEAGGAEEGPDPREYTTFLSSRPDVMELEAIRTVTELCLQYQVRCHIVHLSSAQPLALIRAARQAGAPLTVETTHHYLSLAAEDIPPGATQFKCCPPIRGLANQEQLWSALKAGEIDMVVSDHSPCTPDLKRLDSGDFIQAWGGISSLQFGLPLFWTAARGRGFTLLDVVRILCRSTAQLCRLDNRKGSLIPGHDGDMVIWDPEKEFEIKEDGIHHKNKLTPYLGRRLRGQVCASIVRGQVVYSQGSFSSQPLGALLLLPQDNTPSSPLSQL encoded by the exons ATGCAGCCCGGAGACACAGTGAGAGCCGTGAGGAGCAGCAGGGTGCTGGTGGGTGACCATATCCTTCCTGCTGTTGTGGTTCTGAAGGAGGGGAAGATCCATGCCATTCTTCCAAACCCCAGCCCCGCCCTGGACCCTGCCTGCCAG GTGGTGGACGTGGGGGACAGCCTGGTCATGCCGGGCATCGTGGACGCCCATGTGCATGTGAACGAGCCAGGCCGCGCCTCCTGGGAGGGCTTTTGGACGGCCACACGGGCCGCTGCCGCTGGAGGGGTCACCACCATCGTGGACATGCCCCT CAACAGcatccctcccaccaccacccttgACAACCTCCGTGAGAAGATGCGGGTGGCAGAAGGACAGTGTTTTGTGGACACAGCCTTCTGGGGAGGCGTTGTCCCTGGCAACCAG AGGGATCTGCGGCCCCTGATCCAGGCGGGCGTAGCGGGCTTCAAGTGCTTCCTGATCCCCAGCGGGGTGGAGGAGTTCCCCCACGTGGAGGAGGCAGACCTGCACAGGGCCATGGAGCAGCTGCAGGGCACCGGCAGTGTGCTCCTG TACCATGCTGAGACAGCTGTCCAGCcggcagagcagggggaggaggaggcgggaggggcagaggagggTCCTGACCCCCGGGAGTACACCACCTTCCTGAGCTCCAGACCAGATGTGATGGAGCTGGAAGCCATCCGCACCGTCACTGAGCTCTGCCTGCAGTACCA GGTGCGTTGCCACATCGTGCACCTGTCCTCGGCCCAGCCCCTGGCTCTGATCCGGGCTGCACGCCAGGCTGGAGCCCCCCTCACTGTGGAGACCACCCACCACTACCTCAGCCTGGCCGCGGAGGACATACCTCCAGGGGCCACCCAGTTCAAGTGCTGCCCCCCCATCCGGGGCCTGGCCAATCAG gagcagctgtggtcggCGCTGAAGGCTGGGGAGATCGACATGGTGGTGTCGGACCACTCACCCTGCACCCCGGACCTGAAGAGGCTGGACAGTGGGGACTTCATACAGGCCTGGGGGGGCATCTCCTCACTGCAGTTTG gtctgCCTCTGTTCTGGACCGCAgcgagggggcggggcttcaCCCTGCTGGACGTGGTGAGGATCCTCTGCCGCAGCACTGCCCAGCTCTGTCGCCTTGACAACAGGAAGGGCAGCCTCATTCCTGGTCACGATGGCGACATGGTGATCTGGGACCCTGAGAAGGAGTTTGAG ATAAAAGAAGATGGAATTCACCACAAAAATAAG ctgACCCCCTACCTGGGCCGGAGGCTGCGAGGGCAGGTGTGTGCCTCCATCGTGAGAGGCCAGGTGGTGTACAGCCAGGGGTCCTTCTCCTCCCAGCCCCTGGgggccctgctcctcctcccccaggacaacaccccttcctcccccctgtcccagcTCTGA